In a single window of the Palaemon carinicauda isolate YSFRI2023 chromosome 10, ASM3689809v2, whole genome shotgun sequence genome:
- the LOC137648647 gene encoding probable peptidoglycan muropeptide transporter SLC46 isoform X1 translates to MTSYVAEDSPLLPKHQLKDEPDPQTTCQKLVSVFLAITVEPAYFLFSIYYGIEGTMLVNLWVDKVCLNLYTEDVCRELDSGKYTQQQDIVQSTVNRYKSAYSQWIEYLPAVVMVVVLGAWSDAKDRRLPVVLPLVGFLLKSLGLVACSYWQSLSPSYILIASVPIGLTGGTMGLALGINSYLSAVSSVRSRTARLSLPMILLLTGIPTGKAISTLLYSHFGYVTVFAVDAALNFFAIFYSVCRLQRDPGRVGPKSQAASPKLLELLSLQSMKETLSVVWKKRDPGAKSHIIGHILIISGLYFDMGNTNFLYLYTRKRFGWDIYQFTVFTVLLGPFSALGTIIAMPILSYGFQLNDCLVGFAGAVSFMLTNIILATAPEGWFMYLAVGTFLVSGTSFAASRGALSKLVTPAELGSIFSIVALGETIIPLFNGPFYAYVYNATLELYPGAIFAIAACIFALICSTYASYAITTHREALPERPTEHLTGLGGN, encoded by the exons ATGACATCCTATGTTGCTGAAGACTCGCCTTTGCTTCCAAAACACCAATTGAAAGATGAACCTGATCCCCAGACCACCTGTCAGAAACTGGTCAGTGTTTTCCTGGCCATTACTGTGGAGCCTGCTTACTTCCTCTTTAGTATATACTATGGCATCGAAGGAACGATGCTCGTCAATCTGTGGGTCGACAAGGTTTGTCTTAATCTTTACACAGAGGATGTTTGCCGAGAACTGGATTCCGGCAAGTACACGCAGCAACAAGACATTGTCCAGAGTACCGTAAACAGGTACAAATCCGCATACTCCCAGTGGATTGAATACCTGCCTGCAGTGGTGATGGTCGTTGTACTAGGTGCATGGAGCGATGCCAAGGACAGACGCCTCCCCGTGGTCCTTCCACTCGTCGGCTTTCTCCTGAAGTCTCTCGGGCTTGTGGCCTGTAGCTATTGGCAGTCTTTATCTCCATCTTACATTCTCATAGCTTCAGTACCAATCGGACTGACCGGGGGTACCATGGGTCTAGCCCTTGGGATCAATTCTTACCTGAGTGCGGTGAGTTCGGTAAGATCACGGACTGCACGATTGTCGCTACCGATGATTCTCCTTCTTACAGGCATTCCAACAGGCAAAGCTATAAGCACTCTCCTTTACAGCCATTTCGGTTACGTGACTGTGTTTGCAGTAGATGCAGCGCTGAACTTCTTTGCCATCTTTTACTCAGTGTGCCGGCTGCAGAGAGATCCGGGAAGAGTTGGCCCAAAATCTCAGGCTGCTAGTCCTAAGCTGTTGGAGTTGCTCTCACTCCAAAGCATGAAGGAAACTTTATCTGTTGTTTGGAAGAAGAGGGATCCCGGTGCCAAGTCACACATAATTGGACACATTCTCATAATTTCTGGACTCTATTTCGACATGG GAAACACAAACTTCCTGTACTTATACACTCGGAAAAGGTTCGGATGGGATATTTACCAGTTCACCGTGTTCACCGTGTTGTTGGGACCCTTCAGCGCCTTAG GCACCATAATCGCAATGCCTATCTTAAGCTATGGCTTTCAACTGAACGACTGCTTAGTGGGTTTTGCAGGAGCCGTATCCTTCATGTTGACCAATATTATCCTTGCCACTGCGCCAGAAGGATGGTTCATGTACTTAG cggtTGGTACCTTCCTCGTCAGTGGGACGAGTTTCGCAGCGTCCCGCGGGGCGCTGTCGAAGCTAGTGACTCCGGCTGAATTGGGCAGCATCTTCTCGATCGTGGCCCTTGGGGAAACCATCATCCCTCTCTTCAACGGACCCTTCTACGCCTACGTCTACAACGCCACCCTCGAGCTCTACCCTGGCGCCATCTTCGCCATAGCTGCTTGTATATTTGCCCTGATCTGTTCCACATATGC GAGCTATGCTATCACCACTCACCGTGAAGCACTACCAGAACGCCCCACAGAACACCTCACCGGATTGGGTGGAAACTAA
- the LOC137648647 gene encoding probable peptidoglycan muropeptide transporter SLC46 isoform X2, with translation MTSYVAEDSPLLPKHQLKDEPDPQTTCQKLVSVFLAITVEPAYFLFSIYYGIEGTMLVNLWVDKVCLNLYTEDVCRELDSGKYTQQQDIVQSTVNRYKSAYSQWIEYLPAVVMVVVLGAWSDAKDRRLPVVLPLVGFLLKSLGLVACSYWQSLSPSYILIASVPIGLTGGTMGLALGINSYLSAVSSVRSRTARLSLPMILLLTGIPTGKAISTLLYSHFGYVTVFAVDAALNFFAIFYSVCRLQRDPGRVGPKSQAASPKLLELLSLQSMKETLSVVWKKRDPGAKSHIIGHILIISGLYFDMGNTNFLYLYTRKRFGWDIYQFTVFTVLLGPFSALGTIIAMPILSYGFQLNDCLVGFAGAVSFMLTNIILATAPEGWFMYLAVGTFLVSGTSFAASRGALSKLVTPAELGSIFSIVALGETIIPLFNGPFYAYVYNATLELYPGAIFAIAACIFALICSTYAWLYTHPIKRTD, from the exons ATGACATCCTATGTTGCTGAAGACTCGCCTTTGCTTCCAAAACACCAATTGAAAGATGAACCTGATCCCCAGACCACCTGTCAGAAACTGGTCAGTGTTTTCCTGGCCATTACTGTGGAGCCTGCTTACTTCCTCTTTAGTATATACTATGGCATCGAAGGAACGATGCTCGTCAATCTGTGGGTCGACAAGGTTTGTCTTAATCTTTACACAGAGGATGTTTGCCGAGAACTGGATTCCGGCAAGTACACGCAGCAACAAGACATTGTCCAGAGTACCGTAAACAGGTACAAATCCGCATACTCCCAGTGGATTGAATACCTGCCTGCAGTGGTGATGGTCGTTGTACTAGGTGCATGGAGCGATGCCAAGGACAGACGCCTCCCCGTGGTCCTTCCACTCGTCGGCTTTCTCCTGAAGTCTCTCGGGCTTGTGGCCTGTAGCTATTGGCAGTCTTTATCTCCATCTTACATTCTCATAGCTTCAGTACCAATCGGACTGACCGGGGGTACCATGGGTCTAGCCCTTGGGATCAATTCTTACCTGAGTGCGGTGAGTTCGGTAAGATCACGGACTGCACGATTGTCGCTACCGATGATTCTCCTTCTTACAGGCATTCCAACAGGCAAAGCTATAAGCACTCTCCTTTACAGCCATTTCGGTTACGTGACTGTGTTTGCAGTAGATGCAGCGCTGAACTTCTTTGCCATCTTTTACTCAGTGTGCCGGCTGCAGAGAGATCCGGGAAGAGTTGGCCCAAAATCTCAGGCTGCTAGTCCTAAGCTGTTGGAGTTGCTCTCACTCCAAAGCATGAAGGAAACTTTATCTGTTGTTTGGAAGAAGAGGGATCCCGGTGCCAAGTCACACATAATTGGACACATTCTCATAATTTCTGGACTCTATTTCGACATGG GAAACACAAACTTCCTGTACTTATACACTCGGAAAAGGTTCGGATGGGATATTTACCAGTTCACCGTGTTCACCGTGTTGTTGGGACCCTTCAGCGCCTTAG GCACCATAATCGCAATGCCTATCTTAAGCTATGGCTTTCAACTGAACGACTGCTTAGTGGGTTTTGCAGGAGCCGTATCCTTCATGTTGACCAATATTATCCTTGCCACTGCGCCAGAAGGATGGTTCATGTACTTAG cggtTGGTACCTTCCTCGTCAGTGGGACGAGTTTCGCAGCGTCCCGCGGGGCGCTGTCGAAGCTAGTGACTCCGGCTGAATTGGGCAGCATCTTCTCGATCGTGGCCCTTGGGGAAACCATCATCCCTCTCTTCAACGGACCCTTCTACGCCTACGTCTACAACGCCACCCTCGAGCTCTACCCTGGCGCCATCTTCGCCATAGCTGCTTGTATATTTGCCCTGATCTGTTCCACATATGC gtgGCTGTATACTCATCCAATTAAACGGActgattaa